The proteins below come from a single Portunus trituberculatus isolate SZX2019 chromosome 34, ASM1759143v1, whole genome shotgun sequence genomic window:
- the LOC123512833 gene encoding uncharacterized protein LOC123512833, with translation MLPRGCVEDATSSLVFGSLLVDDASPTPYSDATQTKKHPPNHVKRPMNAFMVWSQLERRQIVSQTPDMHNAEISKQLGRRWKLLSEEERRPYREEAQRLKILHRLEYPDYKYRPKKKNLRPFPPPLSSGNRAGDPLRGVAGTGGGRICKTVSHAPPATAATVSKVRECLLSGGLRNVTKEISRTACPAASPPQQQPSLPPPTTILPSSTPPLDLPDSPESASMFEDRPALWLPWDCSSLSYEEQQQQQHFASFDAEFEWDEALLGCDLVAASPRQEEPPTLADLDDIGVKDLVPLTPDLSLDLHALGTDLDLLATLGDEEEEGAPRRLATPPTPACQDLPPATLDWDDCLDSFIDTMDLPARVPQAAPCRADIAPASSWLRPALEVSYALGDPSR, from the coding sequence ACCAAGAAGCACCCGCCTAACCACGTGAAGCGGCCCATGAACGCCTTCATGGTGTGGTCGCAGCTGGAGCGGCGGCAGATCGTCTCCCAGACCCCCGACATGCACAACGCAGAGATTTCCAAGCAGTTGGGCCGCCGGTGGAAGCTTCTgtcggaggaggagaggcgccCCTACCGTGAGGAGGCGCAGCGGCTCAAGATCCTGCACCGCCTCGAGTACCCAGACTACAAATACCGCCCAAAGAAGAAGAATCTCCGTCCCTTCCCGCCTCCTCTGTCCTCGGGAAACCGCGCTGGCGACCCGTTGCGCGGCGTAGCGGGGACAGGCGGCGGCAGGATCTGCAAGACAGTGAGCCACGCGCcgcccgccaccgccgccaccgttAGCAAAGTGCGGGAGTGCCTGCTGAGTGGAGGCCTGAGGAACGTGACCAAGGAGATCAGCAGGACAGCGTGCCCCGCGGCCAGCCCCCCTCAGCAACAACCCTCACTTCCGCCGCCCACCACAATCCTACCGTCCTCCACGCCTCCCCTGGACCTTCCGGACTCTCCGGAGAGTGCTAGCATGTTTGAGGACCGCCCCGCCCTCTGGCTGCCCTGGGATTGCTCCTCCCTGAGTTAcgaggagcaacagcagcagcagcacttcGCGTCCTTTGATGCCGAATTCGAGTGGGACGAGGCGCTGCTGGGGTGTGACCTCGTTGCTGCGTCTCCCCGACAGGAAGAGCCTCCCACCCTGGCAGACCTGGACGACATTGGTGTGAAGGACCTGGTGCCACTCACCCCGGACCTGTCCCTGGACCTGCACGCCCTCGGCACTGACTTGGACCTGCTGGCGACGCttggggacgaggaggaggagggcgcccCACGCAGGTTAGCTACGCCACCAACCCCTGCCTGCCAGGACCTGCCTCCCGCTACGTTGGACTGGGACGACTGCCTTGACTCCTTCATAGACACCATGGACCTACCGGCCCGTGTCCCCCAGGCGGCGCCATGCCGTGCGGACATCGCCCCGGCATCCTCGTGGCTGCGGCCGGCGCTGGAGGTCTCCTACGCCCTAGGTGACCCCTCTAGATGA